The following are encoded in a window of Thalassotalea insulae genomic DNA:
- a CDS encoding MipA/OmpV family protein, which yields MNLIRNITLTFKLLTLSVIFQSTVTFLALLISFATNGKETPVKDTTLQWQISAGIASFAATQPWHKVDTQLAAVPYIKASYGPWSFGIDNLVSYQFNQSANFSSSIGLTLRANGYDSDASVFAQTSTHPVYNGYDAPDIELAAKYQLTWRWLSLSVEQDMSNQSNSQLASLALKMPLYDDQRGFSLTAIAAIDWLSKNYVNYYYGIDNNQTDNTVGRYYYQTESAENTLLALQLTYPLTHKWLLIGHMSYSKFDDIIYSSPLIAQDYISSAMLAVLYRF from the coding sequence ATGAATTTAATAAGAAATATCACACTAACCTTTAAATTGTTAACCCTATCAGTCATATTTCAAAGCACTGTTACTTTTTTAGCATTACTCATTAGTTTTGCGACTAACGGAAAGGAAACACCTGTAAAAGATACGACACTTCAATGGCAAATAAGCGCAGGAATCGCATCTTTTGCCGCAACACAACCCTGGCATAAGGTTGATACTCAGTTAGCTGCGGTTCCTTATATCAAAGCAAGCTATGGTCCTTGGTCATTTGGTATTGATAATTTAGTGTCTTACCAGTTTAATCAAAGTGCTAACTTTTCCAGTTCAATCGGTTTAACACTAAGAGCTAACGGCTACGATAGTGATGCCTCTGTTTTTGCACAAACATCAACTCATCCGGTATATAACGGTTATGATGCCCCAGACATTGAACTTGCGGCAAAATACCAGCTTACTTGGCGCTGGCTTAGCCTTAGTGTCGAGCAAGATATGAGTAACCAATCAAACAGTCAGCTTGCTTCTTTAGCACTCAAGATGCCACTTTATGATGATCAGCGAGGATTTAGTCTAACCGCTATAGCCGCTATCGACTGGTTAAGTAAAAATTATGTCAACTATTACTATGGCATAGATAACAATCAGACCGATAACACTGTCGGGCGCTACTATTATCAAACTGAGAGTGCCGAAAATACACTATTAGCGCTGCAATTAACCTACCCATTAACACATAAATGGCTTTTGATCGGTCACATGAGCTACAGTAAATTCGATGATATCATTTACTCAAGCCCACTTATCGCTCAAGACTACATTAGCAGTGCAATGTTAGCTGTACTCTATCGTTTTTAA
- a CDS encoding CsgG/HfaB family protein, producing the protein MKKRLKTAGLSLAIALTTSACMSTSPTMGGSSGNTIAGGAAGGNASDQNAALEKCDQTLGTLSIFEDRNDSWWYHYQSNFPKLGSTVPVLRTMIQQSNCFVLVERGQALAAVNRERELMNSGELRDNSNFHKGQMVAADYTMQPSIQFSEKGTGGIGGLVGGWTGLLIGGAKSNEAATTLLLVDNRSGVQVSSSVGNAKNWDFDAFGLGFFGALVGIGGYSETPEGKVLTAAFADSYNHMVKALRNYKAQQVEGGLGKGGKLTVGS; encoded by the coding sequence ATGAAGAAACGATTAAAAACGGCTGGCTTATCTTTAGCAATAGCACTAACAACTAGCGCTTGTATGAGCACGTCTCCTACAATGGGTGGATCATCAGGTAATACGATTGCTGGTGGCGCTGCTGGCGGCAATGCATCCGATCAAAATGCCGCGTTGGAAAAATGTGATCAAACACTAGGTACCCTATCCATTTTTGAAGATAGAAATGACAGTTGGTGGTACCACTACCAATCTAACTTTCCAAAACTTGGCAGCACAGTGCCTGTATTACGTACTATGATCCAACAATCTAATTGTTTTGTCTTAGTAGAAAGAGGTCAAGCATTAGCCGCAGTCAATCGTGAACGAGAGCTTATGAATTCCGGTGAATTGCGTGACAACAGTAATTTTCATAAGGGACAAATGGTTGCTGCCGATTACACCATGCAACCGTCTATTCAATTTAGTGAAAAAGGTACGGGTGGGATCGGTGGTCTCGTTGGTGGTTGGACAGGTTTACTCATTGGAGGCGCTAAAAGCAATGAAGCAGCAACGACCTTATTACTAGTCGACAACCGCTCTGGTGTACAAGTTTCCTCATCGGTAGGTAACGCAAAAAACTGGGACTTTGACGCTTTTGGCCTGGGCTTTTTTGGCGCACTAGTAGGCATTGGTGGTTACAGTGAAACCCCAGAAGGAAAAGTATTAACGGCGGCATTTGCCGATTCCTATAACCATATGGTTAAAGCACTACGTAATTATAAAGCGCAGCAAGTAGAAGGTGGTCTAGGTAAAGGGGGTAAATTAACCGTTGGCAGTTAA
- a CDS encoding substrate-binding periplasmic protein translates to MQQNYFTANVKYWLCFLLMLLTFPCYSEPKQLKIAVPEDGYAPFIIINNEQITGILIEPLQLAAANIGIELTYVYAPEKRSQLMLDIHDVDARMESKVWVSEPENYWWSEPITVLDDIFVYHKQSKTDFETEQALAGAELVVHLGYVYPTLQPLIDANVIHRADFSSEFAMLQSLSRATPDIKRVAVMNKDVALWLINSTPKFQNTFLFSKYVVASAPLQFQFAKRPELKNLIDNLNKELVQLKQTGTIEKISAKTLSFISKE, encoded by the coding sequence ATGCAACAAAATTATTTTACCGCTAATGTAAAATACTGGCTATGTTTTCTCTTAATGTTGCTTACCTTCCCCTGCTATAGCGAGCCAAAGCAGTTAAAAATAGCTGTTCCCGAGGATGGATACGCGCCTTTTATTATTATTAATAACGAGCAAATTACCGGGATATTAATCGAGCCCTTACAACTAGCGGCAGCCAATATAGGTATAGAATTAACTTATGTTTATGCCCCTGAAAAACGCTCTCAGCTAATGCTTGATATTCATGACGTCGACGCACGAATGGAATCTAAGGTCTGGGTGAGTGAACCTGAAAACTACTGGTGGAGTGAACCAATCACTGTGTTAGACGATATATTTGTTTATCACAAACAATCTAAAACCGATTTTGAAACCGAACAGGCATTAGCCGGAGCAGAACTGGTGGTACATTTAGGATATGTTTACCCAACACTTCAGCCATTAATTGACGCAAACGTTATTCACAGAGCTGATTTTTCCTCAGAATTTGCCATGTTACAAAGTTTATCTCGGGCAACGCCAGACATAAAACGAGTTGCGGTGATGAATAAAGATGTTGCACTTTGGCTGATTAATTCCACGCCAAAGTTTCAAAATACCTTTCTTTTTTCCAAATACGTTGTCGCCTCTGCGCCATTACAATTTCAATTTGCTAAGCGACCTGAGCTTAAGAATTTAATTGATAATCTTAATAAAGAATTAGTCCAGCTTAAACAAACTGGCACTATAGAAAAAATATCGGCAAAAACACTGTCATTTATATCAAAAGAATAA
- a CDS encoding alpha/beta hydrolase, producing the protein MQLIIKTMLALIFCGLSFTGYWVFQNYQADYSSVFIDKTLYSSVLDEERKIFIRLPEHYDKNKSYPLVIKSDGNFNLTRWHQTMSEFALTGKAQDSIIVAIPNLFWVDSRNRDLVPPYARKDVNIEARPETENDSEIFGKADLFLAFIETELIPYLEQNYSINDNRLLSGFSAGGSFVLYTIVTKPELFSGYFAFSPAAWYDKSVVVQEFDKAIGQTSGKPTFIYLSLGAEENEIITGSFKGLLNVLEHKAPDNLSWAYSYSEGAGHVDNPYISLPKALNEYYRFRAKNHLTGHNRQVSPQYNKLKI; encoded by the coding sequence ATGCAATTAATAATAAAAACAATGCTCGCATTGATCTTCTGCGGTTTAAGTTTCACTGGCTATTGGGTGTTTCAAAATTATCAGGCGGACTACAGCTCAGTGTTTATCGACAAAACGCTATATTCTTCTGTATTAGATGAAGAGCGAAAAATATTTATCCGTTTGCCTGAACATTACGATAAGAATAAAAGTTACCCTCTGGTTATTAAATCAGACGGTAATTTTAACTTAACTAGGTGGCATCAAACCATGAGTGAGTTTGCTTTAACCGGTAAAGCGCAAGACTCAATTATCGTCGCAATCCCCAACCTGTTTTGGGTGGATTCGCGCAACCGGGATCTAGTCCCCCCCTATGCCCGTAAAGACGTTAATATTGAGGCTCGTCCAGAAACAGAGAATGATTCCGAAATTTTCGGTAAGGCAGATTTATTTTTAGCCTTTATTGAAACAGAGCTTATCCCCTATCTTGAGCAAAATTATTCCATCAACGATAACCGATTATTAAGCGGATTTTCTGCCGGAGGAAGCTTTGTTTTATATACCATAGTGACTAAACCTGAGTTATTTAGCGGTTATTTTGCCTTTAGCCCAGCAGCCTGGTATGACAAATCTGTAGTCGTACAAGAGTTTGATAAAGCTATCGGGCAAACTTCAGGAAAACCAACCTTTATTTACCTCAGTTTAGGCGCAGAGGAAAATGAAATTATTACCGGCTCATTTAAAGGTTTACTCAATGTGCTTGAGCATAAAGCACCTGATAACCTCTCATGGGCATACAGCTATAGTGAAGGTGCGGGCCATGTTGATAATCCGTATATATCACTGCCGAAAGCATTAAACGAATACTATCGCTTTCGGGCAAAAAATCATCTTACCGGTCACAATCGTCAAGTTAGCCCGCAATATAATAAGCTCAAAATTTAA
- a CDS encoding TIGR02285 family protein produces MKYLLLFIGLLYYHVNVLAQETINWYHPNFPPANFVEGLMEGLGHNDQAEKFIASHMPNYNHNYITASYQRIIHNLKFNQGCSVGISKNPEREKKLFFSIPYLLTFPNGVIIKEEQFKQFSRYLEKNGTISVKRLLNDERLIAGIADGRKYQSFIDMELERHRSKDNIMVRSSTDVFSGLLQMLDRERIDYIFGFPEELAYHTSLGVLENKMQFIPISEMPRFLTSYVVCSKTRSGQKAIDEINLVLTKYRTTPEFLRFYEFWLDFDSKKRHKRISLTELSSSVKKAPLR; encoded by the coding sequence GTGAAGTACCTCTTATTATTTATTGGCTTGCTCTACTATCACGTTAATGTATTAGCGCAAGAAACGATTAACTGGTACCACCCCAATTTTCCTCCGGCAAATTTTGTTGAAGGATTAATGGAAGGGCTAGGTCATAATGATCAAGCAGAAAAATTTATCGCCAGTCATATGCCTAACTACAACCACAACTACATAACCGCCAGTTATCAAAGGATCATTCACAATTTAAAATTCAATCAAGGCTGCTCGGTTGGTATCTCAAAAAACCCTGAACGAGAAAAAAAACTGTTCTTTTCTATTCCATATTTATTAACCTTTCCAAATGGCGTGATCATTAAAGAAGAACAATTTAAGCAATTTTCTCGATACCTGGAAAAGAATGGCACTATTTCTGTCAAGCGCCTGTTAAATGATGAACGTCTTATCGCTGGTATAGCTGATGGCAGAAAATATCAAAGCTTTATTGATATGGAATTAGAGCGTCACAGATCTAAAGATAATATTATGGTACGCAGTAGTACTGATGTTTTCTCCGGGCTATTACAAATGCTGGACAGAGAAAGAATTGATTATATCTTTGGTTTTCCTGAAGAATTAGCGTACCACACCTCATTAGGAGTGTTAGAAAACAAAATGCAATTTATCCCGATCAGTGAAATGCCGCGTTTTTTAACCAGTTATGTGGTGTGCAGTAAAACTCGTTCAGGTCAAAAAGCGATTGATGAAATCAACCTGGTCTTAACCAAATATCGTACTACTCCAGAGTTTTTGCGTTTCTACGAATTCTGGTTAGATTTTGACTCGAAAAAACGCCATAAGAGAATCAGCTTAACAGAGTTATCTTCCAGTGTTAAAAAAGCGCCTCTACGCTAG
- a CDS encoding YfiR/HmsC family protein, producing MITSSKHFLATLFLFSALAVNNCTAEELPIRLQVALMSKIVAMEHNLATKQKISIFVLGAPKVFELLQQDIGFQMGNSKLVAVDQGDRPPEKQYDVIYIGAFAENKQAMAYAKRYNVMSLYPKIAGKTQIGSLGLGIKSGKPTFYLDLEQSEAENLHWNAKIIKLAQLK from the coding sequence ATGATCACATCTAGCAAACACTTTTTAGCAACGCTCTTTCTTTTTAGTGCGCTGGCCGTTAACAACTGCACAGCAGAAGAGCTACCTATCCGATTACAAGTAGCGCTAATGTCAAAAATTGTCGCTATGGAGCACAACTTGGCAACAAAACAAAAAATTTCTATATTTGTCTTAGGTGCCCCTAAAGTATTTGAACTATTACAACAAGATATTGGTTTTCAAATGGGTAATAGTAAATTGGTTGCGGTCGATCAAGGAGATAGGCCGCCTGAAAAACAATATGATGTTATTTATATTGGCGCTTTTGCTGAAAACAAACAGGCAATGGCGTACGCTAAGCGCTATAACGTAATGTCACTTTACCCGAAAATTGCAGGTAAAACGCAAATAGGTTCATTAGGTTTAGGAATAAAATCAGGTAAACCCACTTTTTATTTGGATCTGGAACAATCTGAAGCAGAAAATCTCCACTGGAATGCTAAAATAATAAAACTGGCACAATTAAAATAG
- a CDS encoding Mpo1-like protein — MPIKEIASWQWNGYAKFHQSRINLLIHIVAVPIFIFAVIIFLLALVKWDLLSLVIAAMLIGLSIGVQGIGHNKEQLPVEPFTGAKNAVTRIILEQLYTFPKFVLTGGWYAAYRNN, encoded by the coding sequence ATGCCAATCAAAGAAATAGCAAGTTGGCAATGGAATGGATATGCGAAATTCCATCAATCACGTATTAATTTGCTAATCCATATCGTTGCCGTACCAATATTTATTTTTGCTGTCATAATATTCTTGCTCGCGCTCGTTAAGTGGGATCTTTTATCACTAGTGATTGCCGCAATGCTAATAGGCTTATCCATTGGTGTACAAGGTATAGGCCACAATAAAGAACAATTACCAGTAGAACCGTTTACCGGTGCGAAGAATGCTGTCACACGGATAATTTTAGAGCAACTTTATACATTCCCGAAATTTGTCTTAACCGGTGGTTGGTATGCTGCCTATCGCAATAACTAA
- a CDS encoding TonB-dependent receptor plug domain-containing protein yields the protein MIIINAKNWLKSGVLLLALLPSSAFADQEKKSIKDLDIDELLNQRVALHRESDTASGVNETLMDAPAAMVILTKEDISRRGYLTLEEIMSDLPGFDTITTNGTFPIASYQRGFRNDRTQRTLLLINGKVDNHLWNQSAIISKQYSVQAIERIEVLYGPAGAVYGPNAFLGVINIITRDPRTLSKNEDYFSAQMVVGDYNTHSIDFTGGGHLADANFIISGRLYDSDGPDIDDYADWGFNRPELLNDPDVWGKAIASSDFNNDGVIDKFAGNKLGIYGDTTIGESVIAELSLGKWKLGTTYWKLEEGYGPYYPFDKAQSNVSWFHDSNQYYLDHLSKVNKVEISSELLYRENNVYGYWAENSGGSVSLSNWNAYNYATRFRQHYNYHWNNDLQLSGGIKYERKKLTKAYRICGYWAGSLCPTAPGGVNDGSDIHSGDDRDTIALPDSYPRHEFDPQSKVVTRDQGLFFQAIYDVNDWRFNGGLRWDKNSIYGSMTSPRGAVIYHYSPTTTFKLAYGEAFQEPSARLLYGGWTGRAANPELKSEESKNLEFIAIHQTENFLHDISIFTAKYDNVIVNGGSGNLNGRDIWGIEYRGKVNINNIFSPSEDITAQLYYSYTDAQSDDQYFQGYNSDGSDAWVKKKDEAGDIAPHKVIAIVDIPFSENWTLNIQAHWLSKRTLFSQNPLRAKYNNNRPSSENRAAKSYFTVDTNLSYRTVDFEAGLRIDNLFGEDYLLPGVESANSGDDFSKPSAGFVNSLIPQANKPTLMAYFSLHY from the coding sequence ATGATAATAATAAACGCCAAGAACTGGCTTAAATCCGGTGTTTTACTCCTAGCGCTGCTACCAAGTTCAGCATTTGCTGACCAAGAAAAAAAATCAATTAAAGATCTGGATATTGATGAATTGCTCAACCAGCGGGTTGCTCTACACCGAGAATCAGACACCGCATCAGGTGTTAATGAAACGCTTATGGATGCGCCCGCCGCCATGGTCATTCTGACAAAAGAAGACATAAGCAGAAGAGGTTACTTAACGTTAGAAGAAATCATGTCTGATCTGCCAGGGTTTGATACCATTACCACGAATGGTACTTTTCCCATAGCATCTTATCAACGCGGCTTTCGTAACGACAGAACCCAACGTACCTTATTGTTAATTAATGGTAAAGTCGATAATCATCTATGGAATCAATCCGCCATTATCTCCAAACAATATTCTGTGCAAGCCATAGAGCGTATCGAAGTATTATATGGCCCCGCTGGTGCTGTATATGGACCTAATGCCTTTTTAGGCGTGATTAATATAATTACTCGCGATCCCCGTACATTGAGCAAAAATGAAGACTACTTTAGCGCTCAAATGGTAGTAGGAGACTATAATACTCACAGTATCGACTTTACCGGTGGCGGCCATTTAGCCGATGCAAACTTTATTATCTCGGGTAGATTATATGACAGTGATGGTCCAGACATTGACGATTATGCTGACTGGGGCTTTAATCGTCCAGAGCTGCTCAATGACCCCGACGTTTGGGGTAAAGCGATAGCAAGCAGCGATTTTAATAATGACGGGGTCATCGATAAGTTTGCCGGCAATAAATTAGGCATATATGGCGACACTACCATAGGAGAAAGTGTTATTGCCGAACTCAGCCTAGGTAAATGGAAGTTAGGCACAACTTATTGGAAGTTAGAAGAAGGCTACGGCCCTTATTACCCCTTTGATAAAGCACAGTCTAATGTCAGCTGGTTTCACGATTCCAACCAATATTACCTTGATCACCTTTCGAAAGTTAACAAGGTTGAGATCAGTAGCGAGCTGCTTTATCGGGAAAACAATGTCTATGGTTACTGGGCAGAAAATTCCGGCGGTTCGGTCAGTTTGTCGAACTGGAATGCGTACAACTACGCCACTCGCTTTCGCCAGCACTATAACTATCACTGGAATAATGATTTACAACTTAGCGGAGGAATAAAGTACGAACGTAAAAAGCTGACTAAAGCGTATCGTATATGCGGCTATTGGGCCGGTAGCTTATGTCCAACCGCTCCTGGCGGCGTCAATGATGGCTCAGATATTCACTCAGGAGATGATAGGGACACAATAGCGTTGCCCGACAGCTATCCCCGTCATGAATTTGATCCACAGTCAAAAGTTGTCACTAGAGATCAAGGGCTATTTTTTCAGGCGATATACGACGTCAATGACTGGCGCTTTAATGGCGGTTTACGTTGGGATAAAAACAGCATCTACGGCTCAATGACCAGCCCTCGAGGGGCGGTAATTTATCATTACTCTCCCACAACCACCTTTAAATTAGCCTATGGCGAAGCGTTTCAGGAGCCTTCCGCTCGGTTACTCTATGGGGGCTGGACCGGGCGCGCCGCCAACCCAGAGCTGAAATCAGAAGAAAGTAAAAATCTTGAGTTTATCGCTATTCATCAAACAGAAAATTTTTTACATGATATTTCTATTTTCACGGCAAAATACGATAATGTGATTGTTAATGGTGGTTCAGGCAACCTAAATGGCCGAGACATCTGGGGCATAGAATATCGTGGTAAAGTAAACATCAACAATATCTTCAGCCCAAGTGAAGATATTACCGCACAGCTTTACTATAGCTATACCGATGCTCAATCAGATGACCAGTACTTTCAAGGCTATAATAGTGATGGCAGCGATGCTTGGGTCAAGAAGAAAGACGAAGCAGGCGACATTGCGCCTCATAAAGTTATCGCAATTGTCGATATTCCATTTTCAGAAAATTGGACCCTGAACATTCAAGCGCATTGGCTCAGTAAACGTACATTATTTTCGCAAAACCCGTTACGCGCCAAGTACAATAATAATCGACCGAGCAGTGAAAATAGAGCGGCGAAATCATACTTTACCGTAGATACCAATTTAAGTTATCGCACTGTCGATTTTGAAGCAGGGTTACGTATTGATAACTTGTTTGGCGAAGACTACCTATTACCTGGTGTGGAAAGCGCCAATAGTGGCGACGACTTTTCCAAACCTAGTGCCGGATTTGTTAACTCGTTAATTCCTCAAGCTAATAAGCCTACACTGATGGCTTATTTCAGCCTGCATTATTGA
- the putP gene encoding sodium/proline symporter PutP, which produces MLNYETFSILLYFTLLIFIGVYAMKKSTANNNEYLLGGRNVSAKVTALSAGASDMSGWMLMGLPGAAYLGGLNSIWLALGLVIGAYINYQFVAPKLRVFTEVANDALTIPEFFSKRFALEAGSIRLISSIIIICFFTVYTASGLVAGGKLFQSAFGFDYNLGVILTVSVVVIYTVLGGFLAVSLSDFIQGVIMLIALVAVPYVAFGELNFTEQSLELSSYFNFDIELVAALGLMTWGLGYFGQPHIIVRFMAINCHTNLGKAKHIGIGWMTISIIGALATGIIGAAYIAQSTTVLNDPETIFVHLSQTLFHPMIAGWLLAAILAAIMSTISSQLLVSSSSLVEDIYKVFGSKQDSKNSLLISRLCVALVAIIASAIAMSNTGSVLKLVAHAWAGFGAAFGPLVLFSLWWKKLTHQGAVAGVTVGALTVMIWTYVPILADGATLSSLFYELLPGFLASSLAIIAVSLTTSAPQSQALDWFELTHDKVNAS; this is translated from the coding sequence ATGCTCAACTATGAAACTTTTTCTATTCTGTTGTATTTTACACTACTGATTTTTATTGGTGTTTATGCAATGAAAAAATCAACCGCCAATAACAATGAATACTTACTTGGCGGCCGAAATGTCAGTGCTAAAGTAACGGCACTTTCTGCCGGTGCATCTGATATGAGTGGCTGGATGCTCATGGGGTTACCAGGTGCAGCCTATCTTGGAGGCTTAAACAGTATTTGGTTAGCGCTAGGCTTAGTGATAGGTGCTTATATTAATTATCAGTTTGTCGCACCTAAACTTCGAGTGTTTACGGAGGTTGCCAACGACGCCTTAACCATTCCAGAATTCTTTTCTAAACGCTTTGCCTTAGAAGCAGGTTCAATTCGCCTGATTTCATCAATCATAATTATCTGCTTTTTCACTGTTTATACAGCTTCGGGGTTAGTAGCTGGTGGGAAATTATTTCAATCAGCATTTGGTTTTGACTATAACCTAGGGGTTATTTTAACGGTTAGTGTAGTGGTTATTTATACTGTACTCGGCGGTTTTTTAGCCGTAAGTTTAAGTGACTTTATTCAAGGAGTGATCATGTTGATCGCTCTAGTTGCGGTGCCCTATGTTGCCTTTGGCGAACTCAACTTCACTGAGCAGTCATTAGAGCTTAGCAGTTACTTCAATTTTGACATAGAGCTAGTCGCTGCTTTAGGCCTGATGACCTGGGGGTTAGGTTATTTTGGCCAGCCTCATATTATTGTCCGTTTTATGGCAATTAATTGTCATACTAATCTAGGTAAAGCAAAACATATCGGTATCGGCTGGATGACGATATCTATTATTGGCGCACTTGCTACAGGCATAATAGGTGCTGCTTATATTGCACAGAGCACTACAGTGTTAAACGATCCTGAAACGATATTTGTCCACTTATCACAAACCCTATTTCACCCTATGATTGCCGGCTGGTTGCTCGCAGCAATCTTAGCAGCAATTATGAGTACGATTTCATCGCAGTTACTGGTGTCTTCAAGTTCATTGGTTGAAGATATTTATAAGGTATTTGGTTCCAAGCAAGATTCAAAGAATTCCCTCCTTATCAGCCGATTATGTGTTGCACTAGTAGCGATTATCGCCTCTGCAATCGCCATGAGTAATACTGGCAGTGTGTTAAAATTAGTTGCTCATGCCTGGGCAGGTTTTGGCGCAGCGTTCGGACCGCTTGTACTATTTAGTTTATGGTGGAAAAAACTGACCCACCAAGGTGCGGTTGCAGGCGTTACTGTTGGTGCACTCACCGTGATGATTTGGACGTATGTGCCGATATTAGCTGACGGTGCAACGTTAAGCTCACTATTTTATGAACTATTACCGGGTTTTCTCGCAAGTTCTCTGGCTATTATTGCGGTCAGTTTGACAACCAGCGCTCCTCAATCACAAGCACTAGATTGGTTCGAATTAACGCATGATAAAGTCAACGCCAGCTAA
- a CDS encoding DUF542 domain-containing protein: MSYLNWPVSKIAAEVPGASNIFFQYKVNFCRDNEQTLAQALSQHNLEPTEFISELMALEPDISTTDWQALNNDKLIEQILLRFHQVHRQQLSELQALAQQVENVHSDHPLCPKGLAKHLHDIAIELEQHMQKEEMILFPMLAQNANAAVFGPISVMKAEHHDHFSEIEKIYQLCHTLLPHQGACNTWQSLYQGLQQFISDLNLHIHIENNILFKRAQC, encoded by the coding sequence ATGTCTTACCTCAACTGGCCAGTGAGTAAAATTGCAGCCGAAGTACCGGGAGCCTCGAATATATTTTTTCAATATAAGGTGAATTTTTGCCGTGATAATGAGCAAACATTAGCACAAGCTTTAAGCCAACATAACCTAGAGCCAACAGAATTTATCTCAGAATTAATGGCACTTGAGCCAGACATTTCGACGACTGATTGGCAGGCACTAAATAACGACAAGCTCATCGAGCAAATTTTATTGCGCTTTCATCAAGTACATCGTCAGCAATTGAGTGAGTTACAAGCACTCGCACAACAAGTGGAAAACGTACACAGCGACCATCCTTTGTGCCCTAAAGGACTTGCTAAGCATTTACATGATATCGCCATTGAACTTGAACAGCATATGCAAAAAGAAGAAATGATCCTTTTTCCCATGCTGGCACAAAATGCCAATGCGGCTGTATTTGGTCCTATCAGTGTGATGAAAGCAGAACATCACGATCACTTTAGTGAAATAGAAAAAATCTACCAACTTTGTCATACATTGCTCCCTCATCAAGGGGCCTGTAATACCTGGCAAAGTTTGTATCAAGGATTACAGCAATTTATCAGCGATCTCAATTTACATATCCATATCGAAAACAATATTTTGTTTAAACGTGCACAGTGTTAA
- a CDS encoding GNAT family N-acetyltransferase, translating into MEKMVNRQGVNFLLSDDKSKLELSVIHGYLTQCYWSAGISEILVAKAIANSLCFGLYLNQQQIGFARVTTDKATFAYLADVFVLSEYEQRGLGTTLIDFLLQHPDLQGLRRFMLCTRDAHGLYKKFGFTGVENPEIMMQLNKPDLYIKALAN; encoded by the coding sequence ATGGAAAAAATGGTTAATCGCCAAGGGGTCAATTTTTTACTTTCTGATGATAAAAGCAAACTGGAGCTTAGTGTTATTCACGGCTATTTGACTCAGTGCTACTGGTCAGCCGGAATTTCTGAAATACTGGTTGCTAAGGCGATAGCAAATTCATTATGTTTTGGACTTTATCTTAATCAGCAGCAGATTGGTTTTGCCCGGGTGACCACAGATAAAGCGACATTTGCTTACCTTGCTGATGTTTTTGTATTATCCGAGTATGAACAACGAGGGTTAGGTACTACATTAATAGATTTTTTACTTCAGCATCCAGACTTACAGGGATTGCGACGCTTTATGCTGTGCACGCGTGATGCTCACGGGTTGTATAAAAAGTTTGGCTTCACAGGCGTTGAAAACCCCGAGATCATGATGCAGCTTAATAAACCTGATTTATATATCAAAGCGTTAGCAAATTGA
- a CDS encoding RrF2 family transcriptional regulator, with the protein MNITRFTDYSLRVLIYLAIDTREIVTIKDVAERYKISKNHLMKVVQELNANGYLTATRGKNGGIRLNRSPAEINIGELVRSLEQGSTLVECFGSDNQCVITPACQLKQMFAEAMEQFFVSLEKYSLHDLVSGQRQNNLYFLLDLAEPA; encoded by the coding sequence ATGAATATTACGCGTTTTACCGATTATTCGTTGCGAGTGTTAATTTATCTGGCGATAGACACGCGGGAGATAGTCACAATAAAAGATGTTGCCGAACGCTATAAAATCTCAAAAAATCATTTAATGAAGGTAGTACAAGAGTTAAATGCTAACGGCTATTTAACTGCAACTCGAGGGAAAAACGGCGGGATTCGCTTAAACCGCTCGCCAGCTGAGATTAATATTGGTGAGTTGGTCAGAAGTCTTGAACAAGGGTCTACTTTGGTAGAATGCTTTGGTAGTGATAATCAATGTGTTATCACGCCAGCATGCCAATTAAAACAAATGTTTGCTGAGGCAATGGAGCAATTCTTTGTGTCTCTTGAAAAATATAGCTTACATGATTTAGTCAGCGGTCAACGGCAGAATAATCTTTATTTTTTACTAGATTTGGCAGAGCCTGCATAA